One window from the genome of Phycisphaerales bacterium encodes:
- a CDS encoding HEAT repeat domain-containing protein, giving the protein MNIRPQRSYVRIRGLESLGKSTGVQEGTVRTMVRTRTLVACAVICSALALAGCSGGGHSSRAASGSEPGAIQLSQAREGAIEQLEGLARHADPVIRGNALEALLEAPGRATIWLERGLTDQSPGVRAVALGGIAEAGRADLAAQAAPLLRDRSPFVRLNAAYALAANGDDRGTQEIVRALMQSDDPRLRAQAAYVLGELDNRSAVPLLRDAAARPMPLAPQGGVRLMNLQLSEAMVKLGDSEQIQPIRAALYPASAQDLEATALAARILGEVGDRASETQLAFLTARLDDRGNMLPPEVRLSAVYALAQLGKTQGDTIALAYLDDPRATIRALSALVLGEIGKTQHLDTIRPLLADPDPSVRVHAAAAVVRLTRP; this is encoded by the coding sequence ATGAACATCCGACCCCAGCGGTCGTACGTTCGGATTCGTGGTTTGGAGTCTCTCGGCAAGTCGACGGGCGTTCAGGAAGGGACGGTGCGGACGATGGTGCGGACGAGGACGCTGGTGGCGTGCGCGGTGATCTGCTCGGCGTTGGCATTGGCGGGCTGCTCGGGCGGTGGGCACTCAAGCCGAGCGGCTTCGGGATCCGAGCCGGGGGCCATCCAGCTCTCGCAGGCCCGAGAGGGCGCCATTGAGCAGCTCGAGGGACTGGCGCGGCACGCCGATCCGGTGATTCGCGGCAATGCGCTCGAGGCCCTGCTCGAGGCGCCGGGCCGCGCGACGATCTGGCTCGAGCGAGGGCTGACTGATCAGAGCCCCGGCGTGCGGGCGGTCGCGCTCGGGGGCATCGCCGAGGCAGGCCGCGCCGACCTGGCCGCACAAGCCGCGCCGCTGCTGCGGGATCGCTCCCCGTTCGTGCGGCTGAACGCCGCGTACGCGTTGGCGGCCAACGGCGACGACCGCGGCACGCAGGAGATCGTCCGTGCGCTGATGCAGTCCGACGACCCGAGGCTGCGGGCCCAGGCGGCGTACGTGCTGGGCGAGCTCGACAATCGGTCGGCCGTACCGCTGCTTCGAGATGCCGCGGCCCGTCCGATGCCGCTGGCGCCCCAAGGCGGCGTTCGCCTGATGAACCTCCAGCTGAGCGAGGCGATGGTAAAGCTGGGAGATAGCGAGCAGATCCAACCCATCCGGGCGGCCCTGTATCCCGCGAGCGCGCAGGACTTGGAAGCCACGGCGTTGGCGGCTCGCATCCTGGGCGAGGTGGGTGATCGCGCGTCCGAGACGCAGCTTGCGTTCCTGACGGCCCGTCTGGATGATCGCGGCAACATGCTGCCGCCCGAGGTCCGCCTGTCGGCCGTCTACGCGCTGGCGCAACTCGGTAAGACCCAGGGCGACACCATCGCGCTGGCGTACCTCGACGATCCACGCGCGACTATTCGGGCTTTGTCAGCATTGGTCCTGGGCGAGATCGGCAAGACCCAGCACCTCGACACGATCAGGCCGCTGCTGGCCGACCCGGATCCGTCGGTCCGGGTTCATGCGGCGGCGGCTGTTGTCCGGCTGACACGACCGTGA
- the lnt gene encoding apolipoprotein N-acyltransferase, with protein MTAQARSAALVRPTKGLHWSLFGAAAGFAYAVLGLLASEPLAWWPFALLAPVPLMAIVLFAAKAGRRVIWRTAAGAWVGSLPLWIITHAWMFKVSPVGFFPGMLLQGAWAGVFVLLAAIAVRGRGGPVLTACLLAIAWSFVEVFRGSVLFGGYAWLLAGHPLIDAPIISASGAWVGAYGVSFAVALVAAALTLLLGSRDDLTRMATLAIAPLAILLGLGFVAPKPGQPSGARVAIVQTNVPQDNRMAWSMEDQVALFDEFAAMTLSARGNADVVVWPETMLPGPAISPQALIEMRRFGLVFVVDLPDRDQIEATYFADEALELHGALGVPMIVGATGMDGLRLSTGPDGSIVQEYDALYNSAHLFVNGGLEAARYDKLKLTIFGEVLPLVSRWDWLEEKLLLIGAGGMRFDLDAGEKPVWFDVPIEGRGPLRVGTPICFEVAYAGVSRRLARGNGDRVDALVNLTNDGWFSTSDAGRAMHLKLARWRALENGVPIVRAANTGISTIIDARGGIAPTEATMPEGPGNHAVSTAGTTFATRTPQVVMGEVPGRTVRSTPYSAVGFLTPWLLFAAGLLVLLRGLASGRRPG; from the coding sequence GTGACCGCCCAGGCCCGCAGCGCCGCCCTCGTGCGCCCGACCAAGGGGCTGCACTGGTCGCTCTTCGGCGCCGCCGCAGGGTTCGCGTACGCCGTCCTGGGCCTGCTAGCGAGCGAACCGCTGGCGTGGTGGCCCTTCGCGCTGCTGGCGCCCGTGCCGCTGATGGCCATCGTCCTGTTCGCCGCAAAGGCCGGCCGCCGAGTCATCTGGCGGACCGCCGCGGGCGCATGGGTCGGCTCGCTGCCGCTGTGGATCATCACCCACGCGTGGATGTTCAAGGTCTCGCCCGTCGGCTTCTTCCCGGGCATGCTGCTGCAGGGCGCGTGGGCGGGCGTATTCGTGCTGCTGGCGGCGATCGCCGTCCGCGGGCGCGGCGGGCCGGTCTTGACGGCTTGCCTGCTCGCGATCGCGTGGTCGTTCGTCGAGGTCTTCCGCGGCAGCGTGCTCTTCGGCGGGTATGCATGGCTGCTGGCGGGCCACCCGCTCATCGATGCGCCCATCATCTCCGCGAGCGGTGCGTGGGTGGGGGCGTACGGCGTGAGCTTCGCGGTTGCGCTGGTGGCGGCGGCGCTGACCCTGCTGCTCGGCTCCCGCGACGACCTCACACGCATGGCGACTCTGGCGATTGCGCCGCTGGCGATCCTGCTCGGGCTCGGATTCGTCGCGCCGAAGCCCGGCCAGCCCAGCGGCGCTCGCGTGGCCATCGTGCAGACGAACGTGCCGCAAGACAACCGGATGGCGTGGTCGATGGAAGACCAGGTCGCGCTGTTCGACGAGTTTGCGGCCATGACGCTCTCGGCGCGCGGCAACGCGGACGTGGTCGTCTGGCCCGAGACGATGCTGCCCGGCCCGGCCATCAGCCCGCAGGCGCTCATCGAGATGCGGCGTTTCGGGCTCGTCTTCGTCGTCGACCTGCCCGATCGCGACCAGATCGAGGCGACGTACTTCGCCGACGAGGCGCTGGAGTTGCACGGGGCCCTGGGCGTCCCGATGATCGTCGGCGCCACGGGCATGGATGGGCTGAGGCTGTCGACGGGCCCGGACGGCTCCATCGTGCAGGAGTACGACGCGCTCTACAACAGCGCGCACCTTTTTGTGAACGGCGGGCTCGAGGCGGCCCGGTACGACAAGCTCAAGCTGACCATCTTCGGCGAGGTACTCCCGCTCGTCTCGCGGTGGGACTGGCTTGAGGAGAAGCTGCTTCTGATCGGGGCCGGCGGCATGCGTTTCGATCTCGATGCCGGCGAGAAGCCCGTGTGGTTCGACGTGCCGATCGAAGGACGCGGACCGCTGCGGGTGGGCACGCCCATCTGCTTCGAGGTCGCGTACGCTGGCGTGTCGCGCCGGCTGGCGCGCGGCAACGGCGATCGCGTCGACGCGCTCGTGAACCTGACCAACGACGGCTGGTTCTCGACGAGCGACGCGGGACGCGCCATGCACCTCAAGCTCGCCCGCTGGCGGGCGCTCGAGAACGGCGTGCCCATCGTCCGGGCGGCGAACACCGGCATCTCGACGATCATCGACGCGCGGGGCGGCATCGCACCCACTGAGGCGACCATGCCCGAGGGTCCGGGCAACCATGCCGTCTCGACCGCGGGTACGACCTTTGCGACGCGCACGCCGCAGGTGGTGATGGGCGAGGTGCCGGGCCGGACGGTCCGCTCGACGCCGTATTCGGCCGTCGGGTTCTTGACGCCCTGGCTGCTGTTTGCGGCTGGGCTGCTGGTGCTGCTGCGGGGGCTCGCGTCGGGCCGGCGGCCGGGCTGA
- the accD gene encoding acetyl-CoA carboxylase, carboxyltransferase subunit beta, whose translation MASTTATTAKPRTWSELRPERRSQVPEGLWLRCPGCEQLIYRKQMEANLHVCPECGHHYRIQAGERISQLADQGSFEAMFEDLRPKDPLKFEDLKPYAGRLEAEQKRTGRHDAVVAGVGFIKGRQAVLCSLDLGFMMGSMGSVVGETVTRSIELATERSLPVIVVSCSGGARMQESTLSLMQMAKSSAALARHDKAGGLFISVLADPTTGGVTASFAMLGDVIIAEPGALIGFAGPRVIRQTIRQELPEGFQRSEFCLEHGLIDKIVHRAELRNELARLIDYAGL comes from the coding sequence ATGGCCTCAACGACTGCCACGACCGCCAAGCCGCGCACCTGGTCGGAACTGCGACCCGAGCGACGAAGCCAGGTGCCCGAGGGCCTGTGGCTGCGCTGCCCGGGCTGCGAGCAGCTCATCTACCGCAAGCAGATGGAGGCCAACCTCCACGTCTGCCCCGAGTGCGGCCACCACTACCGCATCCAGGCCGGCGAGCGCATCAGCCAGCTCGCCGACCAGGGCAGCTTCGAGGCCATGTTCGAGGACCTCCGCCCGAAGGACCCGCTCAAGTTCGAGGACCTCAAGCCCTACGCGGGACGGCTGGAGGCCGAGCAGAAGCGAACGGGCCGCCACGACGCGGTCGTCGCGGGCGTCGGCTTCATCAAGGGCCGCCAGGCGGTGCTGTGCTCGCTCGACCTCGGGTTCATGATGGGCTCGATGGGCAGCGTCGTGGGCGAGACGGTCACGCGGTCGATCGAGCTGGCGACCGAGCGCTCGCTCCCGGTCATCGTCGTGAGCTGCTCGGGCGGCGCGCGCATGCAGGAGAGCACGCTGAGCCTCATGCAGATGGCCAAGAGCAGCGCCGCCCTGGCGCGCCACGACAAGGCCGGCGGGCTCTTCATCAGCGTGCTGGCCGATCCGACCACCGGCGGCGTCACGGCCTCGTTCGCGATGCTGGGCGACGTCATCATCGCCGAGCCGGGCGCGCTCATCGGCTTTGCCGGCCCGCGCGTCATCCGCCAGACGATCCGCCAGGAGCTGCCCGAGGGCTTCCAGCGTTCGGAGTTCTGCCTCGAGCACGGCTTGATCGACAAGATCGTGCACCGGGCCGAGCTGCGTAACGAGCTCGCACGCCTGATCGACTACGCCGGCCTGTGA
- a CDS encoding histidine phosphatase family protein — MATPSEVNLLLVRCSRTEWDETGRLGGDCDLPACKAWGEELTAALRDEDLSAITGILTGPDEASSQTAHHIGKLTDKKVRTFDDLREIDLGLWEGQRMEQLQDRFPGAFKQWREDPTSVVAPQGESFADAEARLLNALAKGLDKLNGKGKHVAVVVRPMAFHVLLNRFEGREMAEGWDATAAGPKLASLRVRRDEIVPAKAV; from the coding sequence ATGGCTACCCCTTCGGAAGTGAACCTGCTGCTCGTGCGGTGCTCTCGGACCGAGTGGGACGAGACCGGCCGCCTGGGCGGAGACTGCGACCTGCCGGCCTGCAAGGCCTGGGGCGAGGAACTGACCGCTGCCCTGCGCGACGAGGACCTGTCCGCCATCACGGGCATCCTGACCGGCCCCGACGAGGCGTCGAGCCAGACGGCCCACCACATCGGCAAGCTGACCGACAAGAAGGTCCGCACGTTCGACGACCTCCGCGAGATCGACTTGGGCCTGTGGGAAGGCCAGCGCATGGAGCAGCTCCAGGATCGCTTCCCGGGCGCCTTCAAGCAGTGGCGAGAAGACCCCACGTCGGTCGTTGCGCCACAAGGCGAATCGTTTGCCGACGCCGAGGCCCGGCTGCTCAACGCCCTGGCCAAGGGGCTCGACAAGCTCAATGGCAAGGGCAAGCACGTTGCCGTGGTCGTGCGGCCGATGGCCTTCCACGTGCTGCTCAACCGGTTCGAGGGCCGCGAGATGGCCGAGGGGTGGGACGCCACCGCCGCCGGCCCGAAGCTGGCGAGCCTGCGGGTGCGGCGAGACGAGATCGTGCCCGCCAAGGCCGTGTAG